From a region of the Streptomyces asoensis genome:
- a CDS encoding STAS domain-containing protein, whose translation MVSDNDVAGRPELFIEERFVDGARVVSVRGEIDHDGKDVLRSVLLSGAGAAPARLVVDLSGVPFMDSSGINVFVAAHQAVSGTAGWVRIAAAQEPVLRVLELVGVDAVITCHPTLEQALRP comes from the coding sequence ATGGTGAGCGACAACGACGTAGCGGGCAGACCGGAGCTCTTCATCGAGGAGCGCTTCGTCGACGGGGCCCGTGTGGTGAGCGTGCGGGGCGAGATCGACCACGACGGCAAGGACGTCCTGCGCAGTGTCCTGCTGTCCGGCGCCGGCGCGGCGCCTGCCCGGCTGGTGGTGGACCTCAGCGGTGTCCCGTTCATGGACTCCAGCGGTATCAACGTCTTCGTCGCCGCCCACCAGGCCGTCTCCGGCACCGCAGGCTGGGTGCGAATCGCCGCGGCCCAGGAACCCGTTCTGCGTGTCCTCGAGCTGGTCGGCGTCGACGCGGTCATCACCTGTCACCCGACCCTGGAACAGGCATTGCGCCCCTGA
- a CDS encoding EF-hand domain-containing protein, producing the protein MTALQDLKYGQWFRGADVDGDGFITQRDVRMMSERYINARETTPDPETARRLTEGMDQFWSNVIAPMDQDGDGKVDVREMTEGFKSVLTDRALYPHQIEPVTNCFFDLVDLNADGKIDQAEFQQMFDSVAAVPGQDCAAVFAALDLDGSGGLDREEFHRALEEFFYGDDPHAPANHIFGKVHI; encoded by the coding sequence ATGACTGCACTTCAAGACCTCAAGTACGGCCAGTGGTTCAGGGGCGCCGACGTCGACGGCGACGGATTCATCACCCAGCGCGACGTCCGCATGATGAGCGAGCGCTACATCAACGCCCGCGAGACCACTCCCGACCCGGAGACCGCCCGCCGGCTCACCGAGGGTATGGACCAGTTCTGGTCGAACGTCATCGCCCCGATGGACCAGGACGGCGACGGAAAGGTCGACGTGCGGGAGATGACCGAAGGCTTCAAGAGCGTCCTGACCGACCGCGCGCTCTACCCGCACCAGATCGAGCCGGTCACCAACTGCTTCTTCGACCTCGTCGACCTCAACGCGGACGGCAAGATCGACCAGGCCGAGTTCCAGCAGATGTTCGACTCGGTCGCCGCCGTCCCCGGCCAGGACTGCGCCGCCGTCTTCGCCGCTCTGGACCTCGACGGCTCCGGCGGACTGGACCGCGAGGAGTTCCACCGGGCACTCGAAGAGTTCTTCTACGGCGACGACCCTCACGCCCCCGCCAACCACATCTTCGGCAAGGTCCACATCTGA
- a CDS encoding molybdopterin-dependent oxidoreductase translates to MERRMPVATHWGSFEAVVDAGRLVRIEPRGDDPAPSPIGPGMVTAAEDSARILRPAVRKGWLDGLPRAGDTARGSDAFVEVGWDEALTLVSDELRRVRAQHGDSAVFGGSYGWASAGGFHNAQSQLQRFLALGGGYTDSRNTYSTAALEVVLPHVIGGAPWSYQSRMPMWDEIAESCELVVAFGGLALKNSQINPGGLARHQTRDLQRKCREAGVRFVNVSPIRSDTAGFLDAEWLPVVPNTDTALMLGIAHTMLVNDWHDEDFLTRCCEGFDRFTPYLTGDADGIAKNADWAARITGIHRDTITDLARRLSAQRSLVMVNYAVQRADHGEQPIWMSVVLAAMAGSLGRPGCGWGAGYATMDATGVAPGRPPVASMPQAANPVTDFIPVARIADTLLEPGTTIDYDGRRLTLPDLRLIYWCGGNPFHHHQDLHRLTRAWQRPDTVVVHEAWWNTTAKFADIVLPVATSLERDDFAAGFSDPHLVAMPKVREPAGQARTDHRIFAALAARLGYEHAFTQGRCEIEWVRHLYTRTRADLGDDAALPDFDDFWQRARGVELPSLGGPFPGSFAALRADPQRFPLTTPSGRIEIFSEKIDSFGYDDCTGHPAWFEPVEWLRAGLASRFPLHLISNQPASRLHSQYDNGGHSLKSKIHGREPVTINPQDAAARGIDDGVIVRVFNDRGSCLAGAILSDAVMPGVVQLSTGAWWDPAQPGRSGTLDRHGNPNTLTGDRGCSRLSQGPSAHSALVDVEAYDGPLEEVLAFTPPHLEH, encoded by the coding sequence GTGGAACGACGCATGCCGGTGGCGACGCACTGGGGCAGTTTCGAGGCCGTGGTCGATGCGGGCCGGCTGGTGCGCATCGAGCCCCGCGGCGATGACCCCGCCCCCTCGCCGATCGGCCCGGGCATGGTGACGGCCGCCGAGGACAGCGCGCGGATACTGCGTCCCGCGGTACGCAAAGGATGGCTCGACGGCTTACCGCGCGCCGGTGACACCGCCAGAGGCTCCGACGCCTTCGTGGAGGTCGGCTGGGACGAAGCGCTCACACTGGTGAGCGACGAACTGCGCCGCGTCCGCGCACAGCACGGCGACAGCGCGGTGTTCGGCGGCTCGTACGGATGGGCCAGCGCGGGCGGATTCCACAACGCGCAAAGCCAGCTCCAGCGTTTCCTGGCGCTCGGCGGCGGCTACACCGACTCGCGCAACACCTACAGCACCGCAGCCCTCGAGGTCGTCCTTCCGCATGTGATCGGCGGGGCTCCGTGGAGCTACCAGTCCCGGATGCCGATGTGGGACGAGATCGCCGAGAGCTGTGAGCTCGTGGTGGCGTTCGGGGGACTGGCCCTGAAGAACAGCCAGATCAACCCCGGCGGACTGGCCCGCCACCAGACACGGGACCTGCAACGCAAGTGCCGTGAGGCCGGGGTGCGGTTCGTCAACGTGAGCCCGATCCGCAGCGACACCGCCGGCTTCCTGGACGCCGAGTGGCTGCCGGTCGTCCCCAACACCGACACCGCCCTGATGCTCGGCATCGCCCACACCATGCTGGTCAACGACTGGCACGACGAGGACTTCCTCACCCGCTGCTGCGAGGGGTTCGACCGCTTCACCCCCTACCTGACCGGCGACGCGGACGGCATCGCCAAGAACGCCGACTGGGCCGCGCGCATCACCGGCATCCACCGCGACACCATCACCGATCTCGCCCGCCGCCTGTCCGCACAGCGCTCCCTCGTCATGGTCAACTACGCCGTACAGCGCGCGGACCACGGCGAGCAGCCGATCTGGATGTCGGTCGTCCTGGCCGCCATGGCGGGCTCACTGGGCCGGCCCGGCTGCGGCTGGGGCGCGGGCTACGCGACGATGGACGCGACCGGTGTCGCCCCCGGCCGCCCGCCCGTGGCGTCGATGCCGCAGGCGGCGAACCCTGTCACGGACTTCATCCCGGTCGCCCGGATCGCCGACACCCTGCTGGAACCGGGCACCACCATCGACTACGACGGCCGGCGCCTGACCCTGCCCGACCTGCGCCTGATCTACTGGTGCGGCGGAAACCCCTTCCACCACCACCAGGACCTCCACCGCCTCACCCGGGCCTGGCAGCGCCCGGACACCGTGGTGGTCCACGAAGCCTGGTGGAACACCACCGCGAAGTTCGCCGACATCGTGCTCCCCGTCGCGACCAGCCTGGAGCGCGACGACTTCGCCGCGGGATTCTCCGACCCCCACCTCGTCGCGATGCCGAAGGTCCGCGAACCGGCCGGCCAGGCACGCACCGACCACCGGATCTTCGCCGCTCTGGCGGCCCGGCTCGGCTACGAGCACGCATTCACCCAAGGACGTTGCGAGATCGAATGGGTCCGCCACCTCTACACCCGGACCCGTGCGGACCTCGGCGACGACGCGGCCCTGCCGGACTTCGACGACTTCTGGCAACGCGCCCGCGGCGTCGAACTGCCGTCCCTCGGCGGGCCGTTCCCCGGCAGCTTCGCAGCACTGCGCGCCGATCCGCAGCGCTTCCCCCTGACGACCCCCTCGGGCCGGATCGAGATCTTCTCCGAAAAGATCGACTCGTTCGGCTACGACGACTGCACCGGACATCCGGCGTGGTTCGAACCCGTGGAGTGGCTCCGCGCCGGCCTGGCGAGCCGCTTCCCGCTGCACCTGATCTCGAACCAGCCCGCCTCCCGCCTGCACAGCCAGTACGACAACGGCGGCCACAGCCTCAAGTCGAAGATCCACGGCCGCGAGCCCGTGACGATCAACCCGCAGGACGCGGCAGCACGCGGCATCGACGACGGCGTGATCGTGCGCGTCTTCAACGACCGGGGCAGCTGCCTGGCGGGCGCGATCCTGTCGGACGCCGTCATGCCCGGCGTCGTCCAGCTGTCCACCGGAGCGTGGTGGGACCCGGCCCAGCCGGGCCGCAGCGGAACCCTGGACCGCCACGGCAACCCCAACACCCTCACCGGCGACCGCGGCTGCTCCCGTCTGTCCCAGGGACCCAGCGCACACAGCGCACTCGTCGACGTCGAGGCCTACGACGGGCCGCTCGAGGAGGTACTCGCCTTCACACCACCACACCTCGAACACTGA